A single window of Rhizophagus irregularis chromosome 32, complete sequence DNA harbors:
- a CDS encoding DNA-directed RNA polymerase II subunit rpb1, which yields MNGHQFAYSSAPLKRVKYVQFGILSPEEIKQMSVALIEHPETMDESGHRPKQGGLLDPRMGTIDRNFKCQTCAEGMSECPGHFGHIELAKPVFHIGFLPKVKKILECICINCSKLKTDDSNAKFSVARKVRDPKRRLRAVWEICKSKMICEKGEDPENDPDKASEYGDDYVPNGQSSKPIPQRTSTSADDFGLNKVKRPHGGCGHRQPTIRKDGLKLYMNFKIRDSEEQSGQDTRQILTPAQVYSIFKKISSEDLHDLGLNEEYARPDWMIITVLPVPPPPVRPSIQMDGTSRGEDDLTHKLSDILKANQNLRRYETDGSPAHVVSEFEALLQFHCATYMDNEMAGQPQALQKSGRPLKSIRARLKGKEGRLRGNLMGKRVDFSARTVITGDPNISVDEVGVPKSIASNLTFPEIVTPFNVDLLQELVKNGPSVHPGAKYVIRDTGERIDLKHTSGTNVVRLQNGWKVERHINNGDIIIFNRQPSLHKMSMMGHKVRVMPFSTFRLNLSVTSPYNADFDGDEMNMHIPQSVETKAEIREICMVPKQIVSPQSNKPVMGIVQDTLCGIRKFTKRDTFLSKDLVMNILMWVKDWDGKIPTPCILKPIPLWTGKQILSMIIPKGINSDNLRHSTHPDGEFTDISPGDTKVLIEDGELLCGIICKKTVGTAQQGLIHVIMQELGPNRAKDFLNGCQAVVNYWLLQNGFSIGIGDTIADKDTMESITQTINSAKERVAEVIIAAQQNNLECQPGMTIRESFENKVNKELNTARDSAGRSAEKSLSEDNNVKQMVIAGSKGSFINISQMTACVGQQNVEGKRIPFGFKFRTLPHFTKDDHTPESRGFVENSYLRGLTPQEFFFHAMGGREGLIDTAVKTAETGYIQRRLVKALEDVMVKYDGTVRNSLGDILQFCYGEDGMDACFVESQNIDSLPLSDDAFDKKYLVELPKPEDKEKEKEEKEKENREEKKKQELEQEKVKIKSHDEIVKEKIRAEYEQLKTDRFLLQTFIFPKGDNRWPLPVNLKRLIKNAQQKFKIIPSQRTKSDLQFVDVIDNVEELLSKLEIVKGKDRISVEAQSNATLLFKILLRSWLASKRVIDEFHLNQQALKWILGEIELRFQRSLVSPGEMVGTVAAQSIGEPATQMTLNTFHYAGVSSKNVTLGVPRLKEIINVAKNIKTPSVHIFLKEQYKKDIDRAKEIQATIEYTTLKTVTQRTEIWYEPDITTTEIESDREFVELYYAMEDKDSISGYQSPWVLRFELNHDVMLDKKLHMDIVGNKIQENFSKDIHAIWNDDNADLKVIRCRIISEPGSTKDHIDEENGHKIEEDVFLKRVENNMLSNIGLRGIKGISRVYLIDSNKTHIYLDDSGLIQKENEWTLETDGTNLQEVLNADNVDHTRTYSNNCVEIMQVLGIEATRAALLKELRGVIEFDGSYVNYRHLALLCDVMTSRGHLMAITRHGINRAETGALMRCSFEETVEILMEAAAVGEIDDCRGVAENIMLGQVAPLGTGDFDVYLDPILLRTTAPAGDSSIVKAKEGYDYRRSGNMTPALGGMTPFTSARTPSHFAMTPMYGAKTPLSSYDSPGPSSPAFSPAFSPVLEAGGKSVSVGGIYSYQTSPYNTGSPSYGPTSPQYSPSSPAPTAFAHSPGGSSFTPQSPAYSPTSPSYSPSSPTGNFGGATMNASSTINASQSAYNRQQATSPTYSPTSPSYSPSSPSYSPTSPSYTPTSPNYTPTSPKYSPTSPNYSPTSPSYSPTSPNYTPTSPRYSPNQAQSQHYSPTSPIYSPTSPSYSPTSPHYSPTSPSYSPTSPVYTPSSPSNYAPSGYSPSGINAATYSPNSLLSQSTINSNSPASPRYSPTSPSYSP from the exons ATGAATGGACATCAATTTGCTTACTCGTCAGCGCCTTTAAAGCGAGTTAAATATGTACAATTTGGAATTTTATCACCAGAAGAAATT AAACAAATGTCGGTTGCCCTAATTGAACATCCTGAGACAATGGATGAAAGTGGGCACCGACCAAAACAAGGCGGTTTACTGGATCCTCGTATGGGTACTATAGACAGGAACTTTAAGTGCCAGACATGCGCTGAAGGCATGTCCGAGTGTCCAGGCCACTTTGGACACATAGAACTAGCAAAACCAGTATTTCATATAg gATTTCTTCCTAAAGTTAAAAAGATCTTGGAGTGTATCTGCATAAATTGCTCAAAGTTGAAGACAGACGAC TCCAATGCAAAATTTTCGGTAGCACGCAAGGTTCGTGATCCTAAACGTCGTCTCCGTGCAGTATGGGAAATCTGTAAGTCAAAGATGATATGTGAAAAAGGAGAAGATCCAGAAAATGACCCAGATAAAGCTTCGGAATACGGTGATGACTATGTTCCTAACGGCCAAAGTAGTAAGCCAATTCCTCAAAGGACTTCTACATCCGCAGATGATTTTggtttaaataaagtaaaaagacCTCATGGTGGTTGCGGTCATCGTCAGCCTACTATTCGCAAAGAtggtttaaaattatatatgaattttaaaattagagaTTCTGAA GAACAATCAGGTCAAGATACTAGGCAGATACTTACACCGGCACAAGTTTACAGCATATTCAAGAAAATATCGTCAGAAGATTTACATGATTTGGGGTTAAATGAAGAGTATGCTCGTCCCGATTGGATGATCATAACAGTTCTCCCTGTACCTCCACCGCCTGTTCGTCCCAGTATTCAAATGGACGGAACAAGCAGAGGAGAAGATGATTTAACTCATAAATTGTCAGACATATTAAAGGCTAATCAAAATTTACGACGTTATGAAACTGACGGTTCTCCGGCTCATGTTGTTAGTGAATTCGAAGCTTTATTACAG TTTCATTGTGCAACTTATATGGATAATGAGATGGCTGGTCAACCACAAGCATTACAAAAATCTGGTAGACCTTTAAAATCAATCAGAGCACGTCTCAAGGGTAAAGAAGGACGTCTTCGTGGAAATCTAATGGGTAAACGTGTAGACTTTTCTGCTCGTACAGTCATTACGGGAGATCCGAATATATCAGTAGATGAAGTTGGAGTTCCAAAAAGTATAGCTTCAAATTTAACTTTTCCTGAAATAGTGACACCGTTTAATGTTGATCTACTGCAAGAACTTGTAAAAAATGGCCCTTCAGTACATCCTGGAGCTAAATATGTTATTAGAGATACTGGAGAACGTATAGATCTGAAACATACCTCAGGTACAAATGTAGTACGATTACAGAATGGTTGGAAAGTTGAACGACATATCAATAATggtgatattattatatttaatcgTCAACCGTCTTTGCATAAAATGTCAATGATGGGTCACAAAGTTCGTGTGATGCCATTTTCAACTTTCCGTCTTAATCTTTCTGTAACGTCACCATATAATGCTGATTTTGATGGAGATGAAATGAATATGCACATACCGCAATCAGTCGAAACTAAAGCTGAGATTAGAGAGATATGTATGGTACCAAAACAAATCGTATCCCCTCAATCAAATAAGCCAGTAATGGGAATTGTCCAGGACACTTTATGCGGTATTCGTAAATTTACCAAAAGAGATACTTTTTTATCTAAAGATTTAGTAATGAACATTTTAATGTGGGTTAAAGATTGGGATGGAAAAATTCCAACTCCATGTATCTTGAAACCAATACCGTTATGGACAGGGAAACAAATTTTGAGCATGATCATTCCTAAAGGTATAAATTCGGACAATTTACGTCATTCTACTCATCCTGATGGCGAATTTACAGATATTTCACCTGGTGATACAAAAGTCTTGATAGAAGATGGAGAACTACTGTGTGGTATTATTTGTAAGAAGACGGTTGGTACCGCACAACAAGGTTTAATTCATGTCATTATGCAAGAATTGGGTCCAAATAGAGCAAAAGACTTTTTGAATGGATGTCAAGCTGTTGTAAATTATTGGCTTTTACAAAATGGATTTAGTATTGGTATCGGTGATACTATCGCTGATAAAGATACTATGGAAAGCATTACACAAACTATTAACTCTGCTAAAGAACGTGTAGCCGAAGTTATAATTGCTgctcaacaaaataatttagaatgtCAACCTGGTATGACAATACGTGAATCCTTTGAAAATAAAGTAAACAAAGAACTTAATACTGCTCGTGACTCAGCTGGTCGTAGTGCTGAAAAAAGCTTAAGTGAagataataatgttaaacAGATGGTAATAGCGGGTTCAAAAGGTTCATTCATTAATATCTCTCAAATGACTGCTTGTGTTGGACAGCAGAACGTTGAGGGTAAACGTATACCTTTTGGTTTCAAGTTCCGTACATTACCTCATTTCACAAAAGATGATCATACTCCTGAAAGTCGTGGATTTGTAGAAAATTCTTATTTACGTGGCTTGACACCACAAGAATTTTTCTTCCACGCAATGGGTGGTCGTGAAG GTTTAATTGACACGGCTGTAAAGACTGCTGAAACCGGGTATATTCAGCGTCGGTTGGTAAAAGCTTTAGAGGATGTAATGGTAAAATACGATGGAACTGTTCGTAATTCTCTTGGAGATATTCTTCAATTTTGTTATGGAGAAGATGGAATGGATGCTTGTTTCGTTGAATCTCAAAACATTGATTCTTTACCTTTATCTGACGATGCATTTGataaaaagtatttagttGAATTACCAAAACCTGAGGATAAAGAGAAGGAGAAAgaggaaaaagaaaaggagaacagagaagaaaaaaagaaacaagaaCTTGAACAAGAAAAGGTTAAAATCAAATCTCATGATGAAATAGTAAAAGAGAAAATCAGGGCTGAATATGAACAATTAAAGACGGATCGTTTCTTGTTACAAACCTTTATATTTCCTAAAGGTGATAACAGATGGCCATTACCAGTCAATTTAAAACGTCTCATTAAAAATGCTCagcaaaaattcaaaattattccTTCTCAAAGGACAAAAAGTGATTTGCAATTTGTTGATGTTATAGACAATGTTGAAGAACTTTTGTCAAAATTGGAGATTGTTAAAGGCAAAGATAGAATTAGTGTTGAAGCACAATCCAATGCTACTTTACTCTTCAAAATCTTATTAAGATCATGGTTAGCCAGTAAACGCGTAATAGACGAATTCCATCTCAATCAACAAGCTTTGAAATGGATATTAGGTGAAATTGAGTTACGTTTCCAAAGATCTCTAGTCTCTCCAGGTGAAATGGTTGGTACTGTTGCCGCACAATCTATTGGTGAACCGGCTACTCAGATGACTCTAAATACTTTCCATTATGCTGGTGTATCGAGTAAAAATGTTACTCTCGGTGTACCAcgtcttaaagaaattattaacgTTGCAAAAAACATAAAAACTCCTTCAGTTCACATATTTTTGAAGgagcaatataaaaaagatattgatCGTGCTAAAGAAATACAGGCAACTATCGAATACACCACTTTAAAAACGGTCACTCAACGTACTGAAATTTGGTATGAACCAGATATTACAACAACAGAAATTGAATCTGACAGGGAATTTGTAGAATTGTACTATGCAATGGAAGATAAAGATTCCATCTCTGGCTATCAATCCCCTTGGGTTTTACGTTTTGAACTTAATCATGATGTAATGCTCGACAAAAAACTACATATGGACATCGTAGGTAATAAAATCCAAGAGAATTTCTCGAAAGATATTCACGCAATATGGAATGATGACAACGCTGATTTGAAAGTTATACGTTGTCGTATTATCAGTGAACCTGGCAGCACTAAAGATCATATCGATGAGGAAAATGGTCATAAAATTGAGGAAGATGTATTCTTGAAACGTGTGGAAAATAATATGTTATCTAATATAGGTCTTCGAGGCATTAAAGGAATTTCTCGTGTTTATTTGATTGACAGTAATAAAACACACATATATCTTGATGATTCGGGTTTAATACAGAAAGAAAATGAATGGACACTTGAAACTGATGGTACGAATTTGCAGGAAGTACTAAATGCAGACAATGTTGATCATACACGTACATACTCTAACAATTGTGTTGAGATTATGCAAGTTTTGGGTATTGAAGCGACACGTGCCGCATTATTGAAAGAATTGCGTGGTGTAATAGAATTTGACGGTTCTTATGTTAATTATCGTCACTTAGCTCTTTTGTGTGATGTAATGACCTCGAGAGGCCATTTAATGGCTATTACTAGACATGGTATTAACCGTGCAGAAACTGGTGCTTTAATGAGATGTTCCTTCGAAGAAACGGTGGAAATTTTAATGGAGGCGGCAGCTGTTGGAGAAATAGATGATTGTAGAGGTGTAGCAGAAAATATTATGTTGGGTCAAGTCGCGCCCTTAGGTACGGGTGATTTTGATGTTTATCTTGATCCAATATTGTTAAGAACAACAGCACCTGCTGGCGATAGTTCAATTGTAAAGGCTAAAGAAGGGTATGATTATCGTCGTTCTGGTAATATGACTCCGGCTTTGGGTGGCATGACACCATTTACTAGTGCTCGTACGCCCTCTCATTTCGCAATGACGCCAATGTATGGTGCCAAGACACCTTTATCATCATACGATTCTCCTGGACCCAGTTCACCAGCATTTTCACCAGCATTTTCACCTGTTCTTGAAGCAGGTGGCAAATCAGTATCAGTTGGTGGTATTTATAGTTACCAAACAAGTCCATATAATACAGGAAGCCCAAGCTATGGTCCAACATCACCACAATATTCCCCAAGCTCACCTGCTCCAACAGCTTTTGCTCATTCTCCTGGTGGTAGCTCTTTTACACCTCAAAGTCCTGCTTATAGTCCAACTAGTCCTTCATATTCTCCTTCTAGTCCTACTGGCAATTTCGGGGGTGCAACAATGAATGCTTCAAGTACAATTAATGCGTCACAATCAGCTTATAATAGACAGCAAGCAACAAGTCCCACTTATTCACCTACAAGTCCATCATATTCTCCTAGTTCACCAAGTTACTCACCAACCTCTCCAAGTTATACTCCAACATCACCGAATTACACCCCAACATCGCCAAAATATTCACCTACCTCTCCAAATTATTCACCTACTTCGCCAAGTTATTCTCCAACGTCACCCAATTATACACCGACTTCTCCTAGATATTCTCCGAACCAAGCTCAATCACAGCACTATTCTCCAACGTCTCCAATCTACTCACCAACTTCTCCAAGTTATTCACCAACTTCGCCTCATTATTCGCCTACTTCCCCATCATATTC ccCAACATCACCTGTATACACACCTTCATCACCAAGTAATTATGCGCCATCTGGATATTCACCTTCAGGGATTAATGCAGCAACCTATAGTCCAAATTCCTTGTTAAGTCAATCAACGATAAATAGCAATTCTCCCGCATCACCTCGATATAG tccAACTTCACCTTCTTATTCTCCATGA